The Engystomops pustulosus chromosome 7, aEngPut4.maternal, whole genome shotgun sequence DNA window GCAGGTCCTGGTGGAGCTAAAGACAGTAAGTATCCTAATCTGATCCCCTTGGCCCCGTCCTGTGTGCCCGTGTCTTGACAGCTTTCCTCTCCTCCAGCTGTGGGAGAACAAATTGATGCAATCTAAGGCAGTGGATGGCTTCCACTCAGAAGAGCAGCAGCTTCTACTCCAGTCCCAGCAGCAGCACCAGCAGCATCATCATCACCATGTACAGGCGCATCAGCCCCAGCAACAGACCATCACTCACCAAGCGCCAACACAGCAAGTCCTCATACCAGCTGCCCACCAAGGTAAGAACTGTGTAAGGACTGTTTCCAGAATAACATACAAGTGCATcttaataaattagaatatcagcacaAAATTAATTTTCAGTAATTTAATTAAAGTGAAACTTGCATATTATAtagtcattacaaacagagtgaactttttcaagtgttcaTTAGTCGGTGATTAAGGAAAACCCGAGTCATTAGCTCAAATAAttagaattttatatatttaaaaaaaaaaaaatgaactcaGAAATGGTGGCCAAAAGTGTGTACAgtaaatgcactcaatacttggCATGGAGGTAATCAGATGATGGCGCTGCTgaggtgttatggaagcccaggttgtGTTAACCCAGCTTTGTGTGGATTGGTGTCTCATCGATTGGCAATACCCCATAGAGCCATAGATGAGCTTGCTGGCAAATCGAGCACAATCGAGTCAACAATTTTTCAAGACCCTCCACACACAGATATGCCCCATGTCGTGATACAAGTGTCACATTCCATTTGTCAAGCCACTTCTGACAAATGGACAACAGAAGTGTCTGACTTGGGCcaaggagaaaaagaactgggCTGTTGCTCATTGGTAAGagtaaattttgcatttcatttggaaatcaaggccccagagtctggaggaagagtggagaggcacaatccaagctgcttgaTGTCTAGTGTGAAGTATCCAAAACCAGTGATGGTTTAgggagccatgtcatctgctggtgtaggtcctcTTTGTGTTGTGAAGATCAAAGTCAATGCAGCCGTCTACATTTTGGTGAACTTTATGCTTCCCTCTGCTGACGAGCtttttggagatggaatttttattttccagcagGACTTGGCACCTGTTCATACTGCCAGTACCAATACCTGGCTTACTAACCACAGTATCACTAATCTAATTATACATGGTTATATAATTATAAATGACTCTTGGGTTTTCCTTGGGTGTAAGCCATAATCAACATTAACATAGTTAACTTTTTCAAgagtttatttgtttttaatgacTCCGTATAAGGCATTTCACTCTTTGAATTGAATCGGTGGAAAAACTTTTTGCTGTTAATCTAATTTATTGAGATGCAACCAGAGGTCGCGATAACTCCTCTACACGcgtcatagtcgtgtttagagactgatttactcccccaaaaaatcatcaagcgtattaatacgcttggcGACTTTTCCTGTGAGCTGCCGCTTCCAAGCGGTGATGGCGCCGGCTGCGATCCTGCAAgatattctctgcaggatcgcagcgctgagtgGCTGGAGGCAGGACAGAGGGGGGCGCCGATAGAtaggtgagagatggaggagccgagcgagGGGTGGGCCGGGATATCTGTTGCCGGAGCTGTGCTCCTGATCTGTGTGCAATCGTgcacacagccagtaacaggatcATGCTGTCTGTGACAGCCCGATCGTATACTGTGACAGGGGCCAATTAAAATCGGTctcctgtcacagcagcccctgtatacagcgagaggctgcagggaaggtgctgtatGCACACactctgcatgtctctgtatacagatcactgatgacagtgatccaatgggctcttaccattagatcaTTGTTATATGTGATCTATATTTGAGTAAAGCAAGgaacacatatattatgtgttcctcTCTAAATGTGCctcctgtaaacaaaaaaaagttatgttcccaaaccgcagaaaagaaattaaataaaatttcagcagcatcagccccagaCTGGTCTGGGGGCTGCCGTCAGCTATAGTCCGCTCTGtagacaataaggctgcattcacacaaacgtatgcccaccAGGCCGTAGCCGGGTAGGCATGCGTtcggtgccatggagaggagggggtgatcCTACCCCTCTCctttgaaatgcattgggtactgcccgtaacacagggaaagacatgtcattttcccgtgtacggagcggtatccgtgcggccattgccatctattggggtagtacatacgtcccccatatggtagtgtgaatgcagcctgagggtgaggttattacataagttttcaaacgcatcacaacagctaagaagagatttgcccaattacattgctgtcaaaatTTTGTTTACAAAACACTTGCAATAAAATTGCGTTGATGGATGTGTTAACataagaacagctgagaagaaatttgcctaattacattgctgtcaacattgtgtgtttgaaaacgccatgtgtgaacacaccataaAAATGTCGTGCACCACTCGTTTAATTCATACTTGCTATacgagggcgcattcacacgatgcgttgggtttttgacgcattccaaaggcttctaTTGCATATgctgaaacgcaatgttacttcaacatgtgaaacCTTTGGATATGTCATAAACGCATAAAAAAAGGTGTGAATGCGCACTAAAGGGGTTTTGCCGAGAAGTcaaattagaccctatcctgtggatagggcctaacttgaatttttgggaaaacccttttaagcacagaaaacaggagctgtaacttttgtATTAATAGACTTCTCAACACTATATATACGCCTGggagttatacatttattagtgaaaatttcgtactcctcctgggttaaaaatactcaaattgtgagaggagtattattacccttctggaaaaatgttagtgcgacctctggatgCAACTGTGTATGACAACTTTCATAGTTCTCGCTCAGTTTTTGGGCATGTACTCGTCATTGTAGCTGGATTGGTTGGAAAGACTACAATGTCAGTCTTCTAGGTGTCATTCGCCTtacttaaataaaataaaacgtaACAAAGGAATAGCTGGTTTGTTTCTCATAGAAGGTTTGGGGTTTAGCACCACCACTACCATGATCTGTACACACGGTTTTATCGTTCATATTGCAACATTGATTTGGTTTTGTGATTTCAGCTTCACAGCAGCAAGTTCTAATCCCAAGCAATGATTCCAAGCTGATCCAGCACATGGCTCCGCAAGGAATGGTACAGTGTGGCattcagtgggaggggggggaggggaaggGTGTTACTTGGCAAGGAGCTAGTGGCTCTTAGTTATGCTTGGGGACTTTATATGGTGACTCCTACAATGCTGCTCATCTTTTACAGAGTGCAGCAGCCACCGCGGCTACTCTTGCATTACCTGCTGGCGTCACCCCTGTACAGCAGCTCATAACCAACTCTGGTGAGTATTAAGAAGTAAGTGGGCATGTGTCCAGTTTGGGGGATACAAGGTCATCTTGTGGTTACATGTTCTGATAAGACTCCTTGCCCTCATCACAGAAGAATAGACTTATTGTAAATGATAGGTGGGGAGCCGTAGTACAGCTAAGGTTACACTTTTTACTTATGTTTAAACAGCTGTGTAGTAACAGAGGGTTTGGAGAGGTTAGATTTGGCATAAATTCCTAACATCACTCATTTCTTACCTCTTGATGTTCTAAGCTGATATTAACATGTTTTTGACCACTGGGGTCACTACTGAAATATATCCATGGTGGACCTATAATCATTGTTCACCACGAAGGGCCATTTTTAGTAGTGGAGCTTCGTCAGGTAGTCTTGTGTTGGATGAGAACATGGCTCTGATTGGCCCATAATCTGTAGGATATTGGTGGGAATTATTGCCTATATGCCATTGTGTTTGGTATTGTAAAGTTCTTACACAGCTATGTTTAATCATCATTGAAGGGGTAGAGTTCACTACAATTCATCCTACGTCTTAGACACTAGGATTATAATGTACTCCTGTTTAACATCCACACAGAACTACAGCAATGCAATATAATGTGTattgaaaaataaacaaaaattactAGATAAAAAAGACGGCGTCCGTGTATCGGAACATTACTACGCAATTCAATTTGCACAATATATTCTACATGAACCAACAGTATTGGTGAACATGTGATGTACTCAGTCGTAGTTCTGAGAACATATAGAGATGTGCTGTGATTTTAGTTTGGTTAACATGCAATATTTCCCACAGGTCAGCTACTGCAGGTGGTCAGAGCTGCCAATGGTGCCCAGTATATCATCCAGCCTCAGCAGCCCATGGTCTTGCAGCAGCAAGTGATTCCCCAGATGCAGCCTGGTGGGGTGCAGGCCCCTGTTATCCAGCAGGTGAGGAGGCTTACTAAAGTGTTGGGTGGTAGAGATGCTTTCATGTGGTATTTACCTTGGGGTTTCTTTGCTTTATTAGGTTTTGGCACCTTTGCCCGGTGGCCTTTCTCAGCAGACTGGAGTCATCATACAGCCTCAGCAGATTCTCTTCACAGGCAACAAGACCCAAGTCATACCAACCACGGTTGCTGCTCCTCAAGCGCCAGCACAGGGACAGCTCTCTGTGGCGAATCCCCAACAGCcccagcaggggcagcagcaaGCTCCTCTCGTCCTACAGGTTGATGGGGCTGGAGACACTTCTTCTGAAGAAGATGAGGATGAAGATGAAGATTAtgatgatgaagaggaggaggacaaggaGAAAGATGGTGAAGATGGACAAGTAGAGGAGGTAATCTCCTTCAAAGGCCAAAGTACTGTTCcttttggcctttttttttttttttctgtctgttgCTAATGGTGACAATAATTCTAGTGCTGGGTTCAGTAATTTGTTAAATGTTTCCACAGGAGCCACTGAACAGTGAGGATGATGTGAGTGATGAAGAAGGTCAGGAGCTCTTTGACACAGAGAATGTTGTCGTTTGCCAGTATGATAAGGTAAGCTGCCATTGTAGTGGCGCAAGTCACTGATTCTGGCAAGTGACCCAAAGCATCTGTTACATCCACAAATTTCCTGCACTGCACATGTATGGCACAGTGGACTGGTCCTTAAAGATTTCCATCGGCACACCATTGCCTGCTGCAGGTTCCTTAGATGATGCATTTAACAAGCTAGTCCCAAGTATTTGTTTTCAGTTATTCACTGGATTGAGGACATCTAGCTAATTGTAAGGGTCCAACTTCTAGGACCCCTGCAATCATAAGGACAGGAGTACCCACTCTTCAGAGAATGTCAATCCCATTCTCCCTAATAGATGGAGCAGCATGATGAGCATTTGCCCTGTTGTATTCAATTGTATGGGTATGATGTAAATAGCTGGACACTATGTCCAGCTATCTTCAACTGCTCCCACAGTCAGTTTTTGGAGAAACTGGGTGCATGCTTGATCTTCTGTTCCAGCATTACTGAGATGCCCATTCTCTGGAAAGCTGGGAGTCCTGCTGTGATCGGTGGTGGTCTCAGCAGTTGGACCCTTGCCATTAGTATTGTGGTTAAGTGTTcgcttaaaggtaatctaccacatggatgcagtgcttcCAAACCAGAACATTTACAAGCAGGTGTGTCACCTGAAAAGGAGTCCATTCTCTGTTTTTGataatagcttagtttttgatttaaaaaaaaaaaagaccaggcTCCTGTCTGGTCTTGCCTGCCACCTCCCTCCCCAGCCAGAGTTGGTCGTAGAGCACAATGCGGTAGACGGCCACACATGCACGGGAATTGCAGAGAGCTGGCTGGGGAGGGAAAGGAAGAGGCAGAGAAAAGTGCTGAATGGAGTAGTGAATATTTAACAGATAAAAGAGCCAGAAGGGGACTCCAGTGATGGGAGCCCCTGAGACTCATTAGAATtatttaaaacctattttttttcataaacgaAGCTATTGGAAGCAAAAATAACTGTTCCTGTTTCAgtaggcacacaccagcatgttatttgtgcttggtttagaaggaCTGCATCCGTGTGGTAgatgatgttaagggagctgccttttaaggtagcaaagagaggcattgttttccttgccCAGTCCTGGaaaacatttgcatatttccatttttttttctttaatgcttGAAACAACCCTTATTAATAGCTCATCAAAGCAATGGAGACTTAAAGAAACAGTCcaacaacgccccccccccctcctttaatgaaatgtccagcagcacacATTTTCCtgttgattgaaaaaaaaaaaaaatgaactgtGTACGATCCTCCCTGATGTCATTAAAGGGCACCAGTGCCACATCATACAGTGTACGCAGTCACTGCCGGGAGATGAGTGCAGAGTTGTCTTACATTCATAAAGTTGATTATCTTCCCTGTATAAGTGGAGTTTTTCGTTTTTTGGCCACAAAAATGGTGctggaaaaactctgcttataatcaaatatatacatattatgtatgtatataaaatatacattatgtAAAATGAAATTATTCTTGGTTTTCTCATAGCCAAAATGATGACTAATATAAGGGGAAAGTATTTATTCTGCACAATGAAAGTTTTAAGGTGGGGTGGGAAATGTTCCACAGTTGCATAAAAATATCTTTAAAAGTCTCATGTACCCCATTTTAATGCTTATGAAAATTGCAGACTGCCTTTGATTTCACAATTTTAACAGAATAAATGTTAGGCTGTAGAATCTGGAGATGCAAAATATCATTTTGGGAAAAAATAAGTAAAAGTAGTAAAACAAAGGGTTATGTCAGATCCTTAGACATTTCAGGTCACATTTTAGCTGCTGTGCATCTAACATCATCTCCTAAGTATTTCCAAATGACAATGTGCAGATATTTGACGCCACTAGATGGCAGTTATGTCTTCTGAAGAGAGAAGATCCTTCTCTTACTTACTGCTGGCTTCAGACTGTGCCCTCTATTGTAGCTGGGAGCAAAGTTTTCTTTTGGGAGAATCTACTTACAAGGAATTTACGGCGTCTCTGATGTTAATGAAAGTCAGAATTGGGTGCCCTATTGCCATTACCATTTAGAGGCCTTCCCctgaatgttttttatttttgacaGCTAGTTGTTAGAGTTGGCTCTACTGCAGACATGGCCTGCATCCCATTCTAATATCTTCATATTTTTCTCCACCCTTCAGATCCACAGGAGTAAAAACAAGTGGAAGTTTCATCTCAAAGATGGAATCATGAACCTCAATGGTCGTGACTTTGTCTTCTCCAAAGCCATTGGTGATGCTGAGTGGTGAGCCCCGATACCATCCAAGGTTTTTAAGGGGCAAGTGACTTTGATTTTAAACAAAAAATGAGAGAAAAATGAGACAAACTGGtttaaaaaccttttaaaaccACATCTGAAGAACAGGACTTGCCCCCTTCCCCGACACCAGTGACAAGAGACTAACGCTGCATCAACCTGTGGGACTGGAACATTACATGGTAGAGAAGTGACAGCTGACAATGGACTGCCATTTGCAGCCTTTCTTTTATGGGTTGATTCCCTTCTTTCCATATTATAAGAGTTTGATCCTCTGGAAAGTTTTACTTCACAAGATTGTACCAAGTGTTTTTATTTGGAGGCATTGGCACCTCTGCCTTCCTAGGTACCTGCTTTACACATATTTTACCTGTCTCTGCCACTTTCCTGTACCCCAGTCAGCCATGTGATGCCCATGATTAGGGGATCACCCCAAGTTGTTCAAACCAGTGTCTGCTTGAAGTCTGCCATATCTTCCCCTCTTTATCTCTGGCTCCGTCTTCATCTGATGGTTGGCTGTGCGGCTAAATGCTCCATCGCTGGCGTTCGTGTGATCTCGTAATTTGGGTTCTGTGTGGTGGGACATTGATCTACTCCTGATTCCTATAGATCACTGCATCGCTTGTCCAGAGCTGGCTGCCTTACTCCTGTAGTGCTTTACTATCCTGAGGTGCTGGCAATGGTGATTAAAGGGAGGTGGGCTACATATTTGTACTGCCTTGTCTAGTGCCTAAAATCATGCAAGAAACTGGCTTTCAATTAGAAGTGGAGCCCTCTCCTGTCTACTGGAGGGTCTGCAGCATTCTCCCTTCAGTTCTGAtttctttgtgtgttttttgtatgGGGATCCTGTTTCTTTTCAGCCTGTGAGCTAATGATGGAAGATGAATGATCATGACTTGGGAGCCTTCCCCGTGATCTTGCTGccttacacagcacatacagactGGGGAGGAGCTCTGGTACATGGCTATCGGACCTTGTAAGTGTAGGAGGCCGAGCAGCTTTTTATCAATGTGAAATCCTTACTGTGGGCTGCTCCTGAGAGACTTGGGTCCGATTTTCTCTTTTTCCCCCCTTTTATGGGGACTGGGGTTTTTTGAGCTACTGTCACCTGCTGTTGTACATACAGTTCTGTGGAGGGGGGCAAAGCTATTTATTATGTctgtctgtaaaatgctgtacaaTGGCAGAATGAGGTTGCATTTCTTATTTGTCTTACTGAATTTTAATGCCACGCTTTAGACTCTTCATTAGGAAACTTATTTGATTTTATTACGTTTTAATATTTTACCTTTGCAAATACCtttaattaaaagttattttaaaacttgatctttttgttttctgtataatCTGAACATTCATGAAGAGGATCACTAAACCAAGAAACGAAATCCACGGTGAGGGGGGGCAACCTCCTCATACCACCAGGGTCCCATGACAGGAGGGATCATTGAATGGGTTAGTTCATTGTCATAAGTTTTCATATACAGACAACTTGAGGTGCCGTTTGCAGTGCCACAGATTTCCAGAGTTTAGAGAAAGGAGGACAACCAGCAATGCATGAAGTAGTAGGGGAAATATATGGTCACTATTTAGGCCTAAAGCACAGGGCCATAGATGGGACTGTGAAATTGCGACTTGCTCCTCTCCTATAAAAAGGGTCCATTGTGCACTTTGCATTGAGTACACTTTCTCGCCACACTGCAAAATACgctgcaggtcctattcctgcctggccATTCACCCTTTTTAGATCAACCTGGCTGAAATGCGCCGATAAATGCCCCAGTTTGTGGcccatttctgttgtgtgaatatGGCCTCAAAATATTTTACTCTGGAGGGAAAACGCATCACATTGCCACATAGACAGTGTTAGGCAGCAGGTCTGGAGAGCTGTTGAATCATAAGGGTTTTAAATGCAGGTAGAGAGGAACAGATCTTACAAAACAACAATGTAGATAGTAAGAGACTGAGGAGACGTGTATATACTTTAATAGGAATTAGGTCAGATAGTGATCCTTAGCAATATTTTGGGGGTATAAGATGGTCAAAACCTTGTAGATATTGGACCACGAGTTGGAGAGAGTGCAATGCCTCCTTAACACACTCACTTGGGTGTGTTAAAATAGCGATTGCTTTTTAAAGCCTCATACACGCAAATCAGTAGATATTTCCACAGATTCTCTATGgaagtctataaaaggataactgatTGGCCTTGCATACCCCTCAGGGGTCCAAAATCTCACTTTTCCACTTTGTACCCCATGACGGCctacctggaggatgccccttgacctctgcaggcaCAGGAAGAAGAGGTTAAAATCCCCTAcctgcatcctcccgccagtgttcttcctgtccctaccgaggTCAGGTcaaagagaggtgccctctctcctccaaggggggggggcgcgacgGCAGCTGCAAGTTACTCGGGTCATGCCGTCTGCGTTTAAATCTCACTATGATCTTAGGTCTAAGTACTCTGGTGACTACTGCTCCAGTTCTGCTACACGCTTCTATAGTCCTTTACCATGGCTGCTAAAGCTAATCCGATTTTCCTGCACCCTCCAGTCTCTAAGTGGGGCCTTGGTATTGGGTTACTAAGTATCCTCTATTTGCCTTTTAGGACAAAGTCCCGCGGTCTGGGGGCAAAGGCAAGGGGGATAAGGCAAACAGACCTGAAAGACCCAAGAAATCAGACAGGAGTAGagccaaaaaatgcaatgtgtTTTTGGATGAATTGAAGGGATTCATAGAAGGAAAAAGTGGTTTCCTCTATAGCTGTGGCTACGTCTAGGGCTCCCCCATGTAAGAAGCCTAGACCAGAGCCAGAATACTCACTTTCAGAGGAAGGGAGCGATTCAGAAACATTGTCATGTTCTATAGTGGAGACAGAGGATCTGGTAAATCCTCAGGATTCTGTTAATACTACAGATTCAAGACAGCTATTCCAGACAGACCTTGGAAATAGGATTATTATACCTAAATCCAAGGAAGACAAATTATTTGGAGGACTAAAGGcaaaatgtcaaagggtattccCCTTGAACGACACCCTTAAAGAATTTGTGTCAGAAGAGTGGAGAGAACCTGAAAAGAGCATGCTAATATCgaaaaatattagaaaaagaCTAATTTTGGAACCCGAAGACTCAAAACTATGAGATTCCTGCCGTAAAGTGCTTGTGCAGGTTACTAAAACTGCGAGGGAAAACAGATCTTCCCTTTGAAGATGCAGCCTGGTTAAAGGATCCAATGGACAGAAAATCTGATTCTCTGTTAAGGAAAGCCTGGGAGACATGTATTTGAAATCAAACCTAACAGCTACATCAGTCGCAAGAAATTTGCTATACTGGTTGAACAAGTTAGAATCCCATATTAAATAAGGAACTCCTAGAACAACCATCCTGGAAAATTTTCCTTTATTAAAATCGGCAACAGCCTTTTTAGCAGATGCTGCAGCAGACGGCGTCCGCCTTTCAGCCAAAGAGGGGGCTTTGACAACCGCATCAAGAAGAGCGCTATGGCTGAAGCAATGGAACAGAGATATCCTTTCGAAAACCAAGTTGTGTTGCCTTCTCTTTCCAGGAGAATTTGACGTTGGTCCTGAACTGGACACTATACTTGAAAGGGCATCAGACAAAAGGAAAGGTTTCCCGGAGAATAAACCAACACCCAGGAAACAGCCCTTTTGGGACTTCAAGAATCAAAAGGATACGTATAAAAACAAAGGGAAAAGGGGttgctggagctacccgaaaggaggtaaaGGATTCCTTTTCTCCACCTCATCACATCAAAATAGAAGCAATGACGCCATTGTAGGAGGAAGATTGTTAAAATTCGGAGAGGAGTGGCTAGAGATTACCTTAAATCTCTGGGTTTTAGATATCCTTCTTCATGGATACAAGAGAGAATTCATCAGACTTCCTCCTACAAAATACCTGTCACCTTCTCCCTCTATGTCCCtaatgtctcccagtcttatttgGCAGGAAATCTCCTCCTTATTGTCATCTTGTGGGCAAGAAAAACTAGGattttattcttctctttttctGGTAAAGAAACCAAACGGATCAAACCGACTGATTATCAATCTGAAGAATCTCAACAGCTTCATTGTCTACAGGAAGTTGTAGACACACACATTATCcacaaaaatgcatttttttgcacCATAGACTTAACCCCTTTggtgatcgcccgggctcagaagctgagcccgtgcGATTGCCGCGTGATCCCCGCGGTACGCAGTAGCCGGGATCCCGCGATAGTcatgatcccggctgtttaaccctctaGATGCTGCAGTCATGGTGACCGCGGCGTTTATGGCGCATCCGcgcaacgatcggcaccctccgataAGGACCTCAGGGCTGTCTCTAGTAgctgcctgttaggatcgtgcactgtggatgatctaacagtgcagctgtcagcctatgcagaatgcataggctgactatgtaatatgctgcaatagattagtattgcagtatattacaatgaacaagtgatcaaatgatcacttgtttgtctcaccctgggacaaaataaaactgtaaaacatgtttaaaaataaaagtgaaattaaaaaaaaaattattaaagaataaaagtcccctgaagtcccttcccatgcagtaatcaaataaaacttAAAAGTGAAAATCGCCAATAAAACgccacatattgggtatcacaacgtccgtaacaacccgtacaataaaataaaattgtcactaaacccgtacagtgaacgccgttaaaaaaaacacaaaaactcacaaaaattatgaaattttgacCACATAAAAAGCaaaatttaccccgacatgataccaagaaaaagtacagctttgtcccgcaaaaaataagctctaaaacagctctgtaaacataaaatttaaatgttctgcccattgttacctgGCGATGCAAAACCAAgcacatttctcacaaaatgagttctatattctgcaaaacaagctaaccataaagccatataaatggggtattgctgtaatcgaataaccatttttatggtTCGGTGAACGACTGG harbors:
- the GTF2A1 gene encoding transcription initiation factor IIA subunit 1, which encodes MTCWLRLGARCRYIKEKQRPREEAAPGAGERSLRDMATAANANPVPKLYRSVIEDVINDVRELFLDEGVDEQVLVELKTLWENKLMQSKAVDGFHSEEQQLLLQSQQQHQQHHHHHVQAHQPQQQTITHQAPTQQVLIPAAHQASQQQVLIPSNDSKLIQHMAPQGMSAAATAATLALPAGVTPVQQLITNSGQLLQVVRAANGAQYIIQPQQPMVLQQQVIPQMQPGGVQAPVIQQVLAPLPGGLSQQTGVIIQPQQILFTGNKTQVIPTTVAAPQAPAQGQLSVANPQQPQQGQQQAPLVLQVDGAGDTSSEEDEDEDEDYDDEEEEDKEKDGEDGQVEEEPLNSEDDVSDEEGQELFDTENVVVCQYDKIHRSKNKWKFHLKDGIMNLNGRDFVFSKAIGDAEW